From a single Toxoplasma gondii ME49 chromosome II, whole genome shotgun sequence genomic region:
- a CDS encoding threonine synthase (encoded by transcript TGME49_220840): protein MEAYSCLNTSPHSLSFPELCAEVLALFVDQKGDLLAFLQRKQTQTPPSGLIVLAATSGDTGSAAIAALKSRSPLIHVVVLFPKGRTSEIQRLQMVTVQDPNIHCLQVNGTFDDCQRMVKIILSDKELQELLADSNRKRAVRDMSVCRNAITPVNGQPSRDGIRDSTQTTTSASAVDGFPECRIAWKLSVVNSINCVRILIQAAYWWYSALKMQHEYNSKTGTAPEMYGTKTASRRRCNIVVPTGNFGNIFSAFLAKQMGAPIGKLLLATNTNDVLCQAQDTGVYDKRRGVRATCSPSMDIAAASNFERLIFCSCGTQGNMPQIELTDEQRTQDLTQKQGRSLWEKSSLPAESQNKVPEHCLMGDANTPEDKRFESTSEERFRSSGPWSSTLRAVTERFDQDGYARLGDKFLSFYRNNFLTEAVDDAETTKAIEKMYRLYGEIVDPHTAVGYAAYLKQVSKLPGESQGFSSGSNNEGGQKDATPTSSDPWLLAATAHFGKFPETVLAVVGRDKVNLIPLELKKLKDMPQRFAEIGPSADSLKSFIVEKFTSSNKQMLGIDSATMDGRRNEIK, encoded by the exons ATGGAGGCTTACTCATGCCTGAATACATCCCCACA TTCCTTATCGTTTCCAGAATTATGCGCCGAAGTCCTCGCGCTTTTCGTTGACCAAAAAG GAGATCTGCTAGCCTTTCTTCAGCGGAAGCAGACGCAAACGCCACCCTCTGGTTTGATTGTTCTAGCGGCGACGAGCGGGGACACCGGAAGCGCAGCGATTGCAG CATTGAAGAGCAGGTCGCCGTTGATTCACGTAGTGGTTCTGTTCCCAAAAGGTCGCACCTCCGAAATTCAGCGGCTGCAGATGGTGACTGTACAGGACCCAAACATTCACTGTCTTCAGGTCAACG GCACATTCGACGACTGCCAACGAATGGTCAAAATCATATTATCCGACAAAGAGTTGCAAGAGCTCCTTGCGGATAGTAACAGGAAACGCGCCGTTCGGGATATGTCGGTTTGCAGGAACGCAATTACCCCTGTCAACGGTCAACCTTCTCGTGACGGAATTCGAGACAGCACACAGACTACTACATCAGCATCAGCAGTGGACGGGTTCCCTGAATGCCGAATAGCATGGAAACTTTCAGTGGTGAATAGTATCAACTGCGTTCGAATCCTTATTCAGGCAGCATACTGGTGGTATTCCGCTCTAAAGATGCAACACGAATAT AACAGCAAAACCGGCACCGCTCCCGAAATGTACGGTACAAAAACTGCGAGTAGACGTCGCTGCAACATTGTCGTCCCGACTGGCAATTTTGGAAACAttttctccgccttccttGCAAAACAGATGGGTGCGCCAATCGGCAAACTTTTGCTGGCGACAAACACGAACGACGTGCTCTGCCAAGCTCAGGACACTGGAGTTTATGACAAG CGACGAGGAGTCCGGGCGACGTGCAGCCCGTCAATGGATATTGCTGCCGCAAGCAACTTTGAGAGGCTcattttctgcagctgcgggACCCAAGGGAACATGCCTCAGATAGAGCTGACAGACGAACAACGAACTCAAGATCTAACACAGAAGCAAGGGCGTAGCCTATGGGAGAAATCGTCACTTCCAGCTGAGTCCCAGAACAAGGTGCCAGAACACTGCCTGATGGGAGACGCTAACACACCAGAAGATAAACGATTTGAAAGCACATCCGAGGAACGGTTCCGCAGTTCGGGACCCTGGTCTAGCACACTCAGAGCCGTGACGGAGAGATTCGATCAAGACGGTTATGCTCGGCTAGGTGACAAGTTTCTAAGCTTTTATAGGAACAATTTTCTCACTGAGGCTGTTGATGATGCCGAGACGACAAAAGCCATCGAAAAAATGTATCGTCTCTATGGAGAAATTGTGGACCCTCATACGG CCGTAGGGTATGCAGCGTACCTGAAGCAGGTATCGAAGCTCCCTGGGGAGTCTCAAGGTTTCTCCAGTGGGTCAAATAACGAAGGCGGACAGAAGGATGCTACGCCCACAAGCAGTGACCCATGGCTCCTGGCAGCGACTGCTCATTTCGGCAAATTTCCAGAGACAGTCCTGGCAGTTGTCGGTCGCGACAAAGTGAATCTCATTCCATTGGAG ctgaagaagctgaaggatATGCCGCAACGTTTCGCCGAGATCGGCCCATCTGCGGACAGTTTGAAGAGCTTCATCGTCGAGAAGTTCACTTCATCCAACAAGCAAATGCTTGGCATAGATTCTGCTACCATGGATGGCAGACGCAATGAGATCAAGTAG
- a CDS encoding hypothetical protein (encoded by transcript TGME49_220850), translating into MECLGGEIGALAAQNHTGRQTAVQIVYTKWENRERPRLTTGRTLKRGNGSAVALYRVGKKRRERQVRVELAIYPQEALASTKEETPQGMRSGKREADELVTGENWKRPRSTGENQRNHGPSFTPDTWTWRALSEHAHNEHGGARNCRGQEREEINSVEKSGRANAALPTSLPFVRKKCARRPLPCISVHNNKSPGRSETRM; encoded by the coding sequence ATGGAGTGCTTGGGCGGGGAGATAGGCGCACTCGCAGCTCAGAATCACACGGGAAGGCAAACAGCAGTACAGATTGTGTACACGAAGTGGGAGAATCGGGAGAGACCTCGCCTGACGACAGGTCGGACCTTAAAAAGAGGCAACGGCTCGGCTGTTGCCCTCTACCGTGTGGGGAAGAAACGCCGGGAAAGGCAAGTTCGAGTAGAGCTGGCGATATATCCACAAGAGGCACTAGCATcaacgaaggaagaaacccCACAGGGGATGCGGAGCGGCAAACGTGAGGCAGACGAATTGGTGACCGGGGAAAATTGGAAAAGACCGAGATCCACTGGTGAAAACCAAAGAAATCACGGACCCTCCTTCACTCCCGACACCTGGACCTGGCGGGCTTTATCAGAACACGCACACAACGAGCACGGAGGGGCAAGAAACTGCAGAGGTCAGGAACGGGAGGAAATCAACAGCGTcgagaagagcgggagagCCAACGCCGCGCTGCCGACGTCACTCCCATTCGTTCGTAAGAAATGCGCTCGCCGGCCGCTTCCTTGTATCTCAGTGCACAACAACAAAAGCCCAGGACGAAGCGAGACTCGCATGTGA